aTTTTTGTCAAACAATAATCAATATTCATAGTTTTTTGATAAATCATATATCTAAgttgaatataaaaaaaaaaatagcagttAATTGCATTATCATATGTGACATTTCTACTGCCTAAactaatctatatatatatatatatatatagaaaagacAGAAACTCTTCTTCAGGATACATGTGTAATGTTGGTGACAGATTGGCGAGTTCATATTCTAGAAATGCAAAATAATACAAACTATGGCAAGAAATATAGATGTCCAGGCATACGCCTAAAAGAGCAAGAAACTCATATAGCAATTTCTCTAGGGGTTATAAAGAATTATTGTTCTTTCCAAGCAAATTTTTGCTGCATTTAAGGAAAATTTGATTTGCGTAAAGGAAGGGTATATGACATCGTAGAATGACAATTTATTTAAGATGAGCATTTTTCTTATTTAGTTTctcaaattataattatttaaagttttttttttattatttttctttttttttttttgggtgtgaTTTCGGTTACAGTGACTCCTGTTCTGAACTGCCATCAAGTAAATTTATATGTTATGTCTAAAGCTCTATCTTTATTTTTTCCCACGTAGCATGCGTTCTTTTTTTTCCCTTCTAAGATTTAAATTCACCGTTGTGGATAAAATATTTTACATGAGTTTTTTGTCACCTAACCTCAATCCCAAACAGAGACATATTAGTTTGGAACACTTCAACAGTTCAACTAATATGTAAATGCCATTTAGCACTAGGATAGTCATTTCCAGCTTAGATCATGAATACATTAGCCAAGCACAATGTCATCAAGTTGAACAATGAAGGCTAAATCCATATGCATTTATAGACTGCAAAAGAAAATGTACCAGCAAGGGGCTACTATTATAAATTACAATGAACAAGTTACCTACAGTCCAATATCTGATTCTCATCTTGCTACGGGCTTCTGCAAAAGTGCAGTCAAGTAAACCTCCCCATTCTTCAAGCCACCTGAATCAGTCTTATTCCCTACTGCCCACTTCACCTTCTTGTAACCCAACTTCCCAATCAAAGGCCTATAAATCTTGTCAAGATCCACCCCTTTACTAAAGAAATGATCCAACCAGAAGTAGCCACCACCTCTCAACACCCTATCCACATCATAGAACAAAAACTCCATCATCTTTAATGGTAACCACCTGTTCACTGCACGTCCACACCTCACCAGATCCACCACTCCATCAAACACCGGCAAACGCTGCTGTAATGGCATGTGAAGTGGCACCAAACCTCTCAATGCCACCACTTCATTATTAGGTGCATTGAAATTCATTGTGGTAGTGATTACAGTCACATTGTACTGCTTCATTCTTGCTGCAAAAGTACCAGTGCTGCCGCCAATATCAATGCCAAGTCTGATCACAGAATTAGCTGATTTtgctacttgtaaaagctgtgGAATTGGGAGATCTAGctctgttttataagttataaaccTTGACATCTCAGCGCCTATATCAAAATCAAGATTCGGGCTTTGTTTAGCGAGACAATAAAAGGATTTGCAAGAATATTGAGCCCATATTATGTTGGACTCGAGAAATGAGGAAGGGAAAGGATTTCGTGGGAGAGAAGAAGGGGCTTTTGATGGGGTTTTGGAGAAGCACCGGCGGCGGGGAAGTGGGTGGCAGCCGCGGAGGATTAAAGACTCAGCAAGATCAGAGTCAAGAGGGCAAAGAGAGTAAGGAGTGTAGCTCATGTAATTGTGGAGAAGGTCCGGGTGGTTGTGACAGGACGAAGCTATAGGGGATAAGTGGGAATAGAGAAGGAGATCTGCAGGGATGGTGGGCTTGGATTGAGAGGTGGTAAGAGAGGTGGGGGTGGAAGGTTGGTGGCGCGTGAGGTGGTTGATGGTGGCTCGTATGGTTTGCAATTGTTGGAGAAGATGGTCAGGGACTTGTAAAGGAGCTGGGGGTTTGGGGGATTGAAGAATGGGAGCAGAGAGGTGGTAGAGGGCGAGGATGTTGGTGGCGACCATGGCTAGGAGAAGGAACAGGTTCAAGCCCATGTCGAAACCCGGTTGCTGCTAATTTCTTGATTCTCGGGTTGCAGACGCTTGAATTCTTGGCTTCCTGATGCTTTGATCTTTGAGCTCTTCAGGGTCTGTTGGATTGGGTGAAGAGAGTTCAGTAGagtaagtaagataagataaaaaAGAAGAAATGAGATAGTATGATAAGTGgtgataataattttattttattctattaaaCTATATTGAAAGATAaggttaaatttaaaaattataaaattatttattttataaaatttattatttgatagtgaaaaaaatattttagagattttttaaaattaatatgaattatataaaaaattaaaaaataaaattttttttaactctcTTCAATTTACTAAATTGGTGGGTTAGAAATGAGAAAATTTTGAGAGGTTTTCAATCTCTTAAATAACTCTCCAAAATCCTCTCCATCTATCAACCCTCCATTTCAAATAagtgaaaaattttttaaaattatcttttattttccCTTATCACCATAACCCCTTAATCCAAATAATGGGTTAAGCTCAGTGTTTGGTGTTGACTAAAGAATAATGGTAAATTTCAATATTAATCCTTGAATTTTAAATGCTATAACAGCATCATCCCTACACTTTAATATGTAAAACTAAATTGATTGAACTTTGAGTTATAGTAATAAACTCACTGTAGCATATTTTTGTTAGTATTTGATTACCAAGAAGAGAATGATGTCCCCATCACCCCTTTGAAATTTTGCTTGTGATTCTAGTATTTGATTATTAAGACTGAAGATTTGgagctattttttttttatttttctaatttggAGCTATTTAGGTTTGAGCATCTATGACCCTTGCGCCTAACTACTTGCTCATATTGAACCTCTTTTATGGATGATGGTGTTTCTCCCTTCCCATTCAACAATCTTACTTGGAGTAGAGAGATGAGCGACAGTGCAACGTTGTTTTAGTGGCTAGGTCTTCTCTTTCGTGCTTAGGCCTTTTGAGTTGGGGTTGAGTTGGGCTACTTTCTGTATTAAGCTTGTTCTTTGCGCctcttattttcttctctttGTATCTGTTCTAGAGCTATGATGTGTAATATCTTATTTTAACAAATGTAATAAAAATTTGAGGAGCTAGGCATTTGAGAACATTTTTCTTCCTTCTCTTTGCCCTCTCTTCATCATCCTTTCTGTTTGACATTTGTAATTTCCACCTATTTGTCTCCTTCTTCCTTCGAACTAAGCAAACATCTCCTTCATTTCACAAGGgtgaatttagaaaaaaaaatttttttcttctctctttgccCTCTCTTCATTTTGATATTTGCAATTTCCACCTATCTGTCTCCTTCTTCCTTCGAACTAAGCCAACATCTCCTTCATTTCACAGGGgtgaatttagaaaaaaaaaaaatttagggtcAACATATAGAAAAAAATTTATAGGTTTAAGATTTTATTAATAAAGAGAtggtcaatttttttttaaaaaaatactaatCCACCACTTATTTAcagaaatatattataaaaaaaaggaATCAATTGATCCTCATTTTTATTAATACATCTGCGAATGTAAATCCATCAACCTTATTCATATATACAAACTCAGTAGGCTAACACCATTGCTTTCCAATTTCCTCCGCCCTCGCCACCATCCATAAGCCTCAGCCACCTTGCCTCTGCCGCATCAACCACCTCCATAGGTTCTTAAGTTGATTTGGTGAGTTCTTTCTTCCAATTTTTTCCTTAATCCCTCTTTTACTTCTTTAATTTCTCCTACCTTTCAATTTCAGAAGTAAATTCCAAGGAGTTAAAATAAAGACCCAAATAGTATTAAGTAATTCCTAAAAATAATTCAAAGGTTTTTTTATTGGgttcatttgaaataaattattcataagaaaagaattttaaaaaatttcataaacgtatgtataaattttattttttttaaataaaatttttttaaattaaaaatattaaacactttcatttttaaatataaaaattaataaaaaaaatcaattgaattgcAAAATTCTATGGTCCAAATAAAGAATAAGCAAAAAagttagtatatatatatatatatatatatatatatatatatatatatatatatatatatattacctaAACTGCCgtatattcttaaaattaattataattctatttttattattgaaattaattttaaagtttgtataaatttaaaattcttagcctacttatatttaatttcaataaaatataaaattttattataaaaaattaattaaaatataaaattaataaaaaataagaataaaaaatattatttatctatctattatttttaaaaatataaaaaaatatatttatagcgACAGATAAAAATTTTATTGTCAATAATGTATATTAAAGATAATAACAtgctaattcatataaatttatCGCTAATAATATTTAGTAATAAAAATATACATCGCTAATAATTTTAGCAATTAGTGCTTTCTAAACGAATCGTCGctaatcttttggaaataaaatttatcacTAAATCCTTTAAAATgtcaatttcacaattttttataTTGTCTCTAATAGTTTTTAGCGACAATATATTTGTCACTAAATacttaataatttcatttttttaatattacaataattaatataaattaaaattttaatattattttaataataactctactttatactaaaaaaatatattataattcataatataataattctataattataacctataagtattattaatttgttaaaatttatttaatttatttaaataaaattaataagttaatatatatatattaattaaataaaaatttagcattaattacatattaaaatcaagaatttaaatttttaatcacaTTGAAGTAAATGAACAACAATATTGATCATAAATTTAAagctttttttaattatttacattgataaaatataactttaatcaaatttaaaatttatttttatatataaacaaattttatttatttcatttttaataagaataaaaataaataattttatattttcaaattattatttaatataaaattaaaaaataatttatattgaaaattttaatgaaattattataattgcatttaaattttgaataatttaagTAAATAGAATAAAACTAAACTAATTTAGGTAAATAAAATGAAACTAgcactaattttataattttaataaaatcaattaaaatttaaataaaattaaaaaagttcTTATGATTTTTTCAACTAATTAGtcctattttcaaattaattttattatatacattaataaaatattataatttacaaatatattaaaaatttttaaaaaatactatttataaaaattatttagtatttatttggataattaatttcttaaaataaaagtaaattttaattttatattaaaatataataaaaaatcataatatcaaatttaaatgtttattcattttcaatttttatctatttatataaattttataatattatgtaatggttaaatgactaaaaaaattaaaatctttacatatttcttcaattttagtcaaaccttttaattttatgaatttaatttcaagctttgacattaatttcaattttatcaATTAGCCTAAGTGGATTACTTAAGTAACAATAGCAATTCaaatatttgtatatattattaatattagccatttttttatttttatatcaattttaacAGTTATTctcaaattaatataaaatattattttaattaatgtaattattattttaaaaattataattacatttattttgattttattatttgtttgcactttatttttagatattttattttatcttcttttttattaaatttaaaataaaataataagaaagatgtgaattaaaaatataagtaaaaaaagggagagaaaaattaaaaattcaaataatagtattagatatattattcatttattattttttttatcatcatgaagttgttaaaattaataaaaatattaaaattattaaaatatattaataaaattaaaaggagtagttaaaattgataataaatgaaaaaatttaaattatttttgccAATTGATaagttaattgtttttaattaaatttattattagaaTTGAAAACACTTGAAAAGGTTTATGATTAAattgatataattaaatttttttactaaaattaataattgacataaaaattttattttttttatctttatttaattatataaatatatgagtatttagagttatattaaaaaataaaattaatatatgatatataattataacaatgtatttttaaattatataatttaaattttcatcaacatatttaccatatatattttttaaataaatcaattttcttaatttttaatttttaatttaccttacatagaattatatatatataaattaataaataataaaaattcattGAATCATTAACCTAACTTGTTACTAATAGTGTTATATTCTTTTCTAAtagttaattaataaatataaaaatatgaatggaagaatTTACGAAatgattaaatcattttataattttttaatttacaataaataatattaacatattaaaatattaatcttatatattataattcttatttcaaaaaatacttatatatataaatatcctaactcataaataattttattaatagaaaatgtcacaacccaacctatgggccggatcggcactaggacttgggtcagcctaaagcccccgagacccatagtaagcctaactattcctcaacctaatcctaaggcccatttgggcccaatttcaagaattcaacctgaCAGAacccgaccataaaatggaccatacaacggggagtttttgactcgcccgacctataaatacaatatataataatttggggagctcagctcaccctccatataatcATAATGCTATAAATTCaattgggagctcagctccctcattcaatcCCAGCAAACATACATCTAATAATTTTACAGATCCAACACAGTAATTATAATATagacccaaattaaataaatacttctaacatatgcaaaattctaggagttagtaaaattatacaaacatcataaatattaaTGGATGAGTTGCGAGGGAGAGAGGCAGGCTAaaactcaacaagaaatctcctgtatcttgaaaaaataaggtaaacaagagtgagcgttcaactcagagagtaaaataccaattttaactataatttctatagctatctaaagctaatgcatcctaaagagtggaatgcaatactatcaaaattttcatgcacatcacatcataacagtaaaaaggcaatttggaggacttacacacccaataatgttcaaagagtacatatatgggagctgatcccctatacaactctcttaatccaacctctgccagtgagtgtctctcaagctagactttcgcttaataaattaAATGCGGGGtcaacgagtgtctctcaagccatgctTACCCCGACTTATTCATAAAGGACCGAGTCCCaacaagtgtctctcaagccgcgtctacccatcctatccatatccaataccacacaccacacgcacgccaacgcacgcacactgctccaattaCTATAAACAACAACCATGACACTTCATCAATTAAAAATGCATTATAAAATGTGCTtagtgtttaactatatagatacatatttataagtgatgcatgggaatGCTTGAGCatataaaaatattgaaattataattaaaattaatattttactcacagacttaaaccgAGGTCACTGCAGCTGCTAGGCAGAGGAGGAAGGTTGCCCCAGTTCACCTGACAaatttcattacaattatttgatatatttgactcaatataaGTTTGAAAAAGATCAAAGACACCAtaagtcgtaccgaaaatccggcaaagtctcccttatacctaggacctacccaacctgcaaaagggttcaaaatgcacttctatatccacaagtcacatattcacaactcaatcacatcacatggcccctcctaggcccactcaaacagtcaacaaccacaatttaaaaatttataatttagtccctataattacccttttttgtaaaaactacccaattgagctctaaaaattctaaaactttaccccgcggttcttagcaatattattaagctaatttaaaagaaattatatttttctaagccaccatgaatattttatagatttttaatcgaaatcaggcattagataattaagaaaaatgagggtttgggtttacctatgctaattCCGACCCTTGAGACGCGTTCGGGATGtctaaaaatggtggggtagcctatactcTCAACTCGATTCTAAAGCTTTCCTGGTAGTCTGTCTGCCTGGCTCGAAATTGCAGACCCGAGTAACCGTCGAATTTTCACAAATTGAATGTACC
The Hevea brasiliensis isolate MT/VB/25A 57/8 chromosome 18, ASM3005281v1, whole genome shotgun sequence genome window above contains:
- the LOC110638207 gene encoding probable methyltransferase At1g29790, which gives rise to MGLNLFLLLAMVATNILALYHLSAPILQSPKPPAPLQVPDHLLQQLQTIRATINHLTRHQPSTPTSLTTSQSKPTIPADLLLYSHLSPIASSCHNHPDLLHNYMSYTPYSLCPLDSDLAESLILRGCHPLPRRRCFSKTPSKAPSSLPRNPFPSSFLESNIIWAQYSCKSFYCLAKQSPNLDFDIGAEMSRFITYKTELDLPIPQLLQVAKSANSVIRLGIDIGGSTGTFAARMKQYNVTVITTTMNFNAPNNEVVALRGLVPLHMPLQQRLPVFDGVVDLVRCGRAVNRWLPLKMMEFLFYDVDRVLRGGGYFWLDHFFSKGVDLDKIYRPLIGKLGYKKVKWAVGNKTDSGGLKNGEVYLTALLQKPVAR